From the Bacillus tuaregi genome, one window contains:
- a CDS encoding 4Fe-4S dicluster domain-containing protein yields MSKILTISPEKCTNCRSCELICSFNKTGEFNPREAAVHVLFYEEAAISVPVMCMQCEDPSCMKVCPVNAFSRDESGAVVSNPDKCIVCKMCISACPFGNISFNSVKKEIVKCDLCGGDPNCAKVCLAGAIQYVDGSTGNIHKKRVIAEKFKDLFAEVNS; encoded by the coding sequence ATGAGTAAAATATTAACGATTTCTCCTGAAAAATGCACGAACTGTCGCAGCTGTGAGCTGATTTGCTCGTTTAACAAAACAGGTGAATTCAATCCGAGGGAAGCTGCTGTACATGTACTCTTTTATGAAGAGGCTGCTATATCTGTCCCTGTCATGTGTATGCAGTGTGAAGACCCATCCTGTATGAAGGTGTGCCCTGTTAATGCATTTTCGAGAGATGAAAGCGGCGCAGTGGTCTCAAATCCAGACAAATGTATTGTATGTAAAATGTGTATCAGTGCCTGTCCGTTTGGGAATATTTCCTTCAATTCTGTCAAAAAGGAAATTGTCAAATGTGATCTATGCGGTGGGGATCCAAATTGTGCAAAGGTCTGTTTAGCAGGAGCCATTCAGTATGTCGATGGTTCAACAGGTAACATTCATAAGAAAAGAGTCATCGCAGAAAAATTTAAGGATTTGTTTGCAGAGGTGAATAGTTGA
- a CDS encoding aldehyde ferredoxin oxidoreductase family protein, with product MNGWKGKLIRVNLINETITTEALDFREAKQYLGGRGLGTKLYINEVDPKVDPLSPENNLIFMTGPLTGTTATSAGRYEVVTKAPLTGTIGASNSGGYFGPELKYAGYDGIIFEGKAKKPIYLYINDDHIELRDASHLWGKEVPQTTDELLKETDEDARVACIGPAGERLVLFATIMNDKTRAAGRSGLGAVMGSKNLKAIVAKGTRSVTAAMPKEFMDACMDSLVKIKENPVTGAGLSAYGTEILVNILNESGGLPTRNWQESVFDKADDIGGETLADKYLIRNRGCFDCAIGCGRVTKLERSKYTDFGEGPEYEAGWAFGASCGVSDLQAVCEANFLCNELGMDPITMGSTIACAMELYEKGFATKKDMGRNLLFGDSDAIVELTRMTGYREGFGDKLALGSYRMAEEFGHPELSMTVKKQEMPAYDGRALQGMGLEYATSNRGGCHVRGYLTSPEILGLPVKMDPLVTEGKPAMLKTFQDLTAVVDSVGMCLFVTFAIGLPEISEMLRTCTGIDYSDEEVLQAGERIWNLEKLINMENGFSKKDDTLPPRLLKEPITKGPAKGKVTELDTMLPEYYSLRGWDEEGVPSEDKKEELSLS from the coding sequence ATGAACGGCTGGAAGGGAAAGCTCATAAGAGTCAATTTAATAAATGAAACCATTACAACGGAAGCACTGGATTTTCGGGAAGCAAAGCAATATCTTGGAGGCAGGGGTCTAGGGACCAAACTTTACATAAACGAAGTGGATCCAAAGGTAGACCCGCTTAGTCCTGAAAACAATCTCATCTTTATGACGGGACCGTTAACAGGTACTACAGCCACTTCGGCCGGAAGGTATGAGGTGGTAACGAAAGCGCCTTTGACAGGCACAATCGGGGCTAGTAACTCCGGAGGCTATTTCGGTCCCGAATTGAAATATGCAGGCTACGATGGCATCATTTTTGAAGGAAAAGCGAAAAAGCCAATCTATCTTTATATTAATGATGACCATATCGAATTAAGGGATGCCAGCCATTTGTGGGGCAAGGAAGTACCGCAAACAACAGATGAGCTGTTAAAAGAAACGGATGAGGATGCGAGAGTTGCCTGTATCGGACCTGCAGGTGAAAGGCTTGTCCTGTTTGCAACGATTATGAATGATAAAACAAGAGCAGCAGGACGTTCTGGGCTTGGTGCTGTCATGGGCTCCAAAAATCTAAAGGCTATTGTGGCGAAAGGTACAAGATCGGTAACGGCCGCCATGCCTAAGGAGTTTATGGATGCCTGCATGGATTCACTTGTGAAAATTAAAGAAAACCCTGTCACTGGTGCTGGACTTTCAGCCTACGGCACAGAGATTCTCGTGAATATCCTAAATGAGTCAGGTGGACTCCCAACAAGAAACTGGCAGGAATCGGTATTCGATAAGGCAGATGATATCGGCGGTGAAACGTTGGCTGATAAATATTTGATTCGGAACAGAGGCTGCTTTGACTGCGCGATTGGCTGTGGCAGGGTAACTAAGCTCGAGCGATCTAAGTACACTGATTTTGGAGAAGGACCAGAATATGAAGCAGGCTGGGCATTTGGAGCTTCCTGCGGTGTAAGTGATCTGCAGGCAGTCTGTGAAGCCAACTTCCTTTGTAATGAGCTAGGCATGGATCCGATTACCATGGGTTCAACGATTGCCTGTGCAATGGAATTATATGAAAAGGGCTTTGCAACGAAAAAGGATATGGGAAGAAATCTATTATTCGGCGATTCGGATGCCATTGTCGAGTTGACGAGAATGACTGGTTACAGGGAAGGCTTCGGGGACAAGCTGGCCTTAGGCTCTTATAGAATGGCAGAGGAATTTGGTCATCCAGAGCTTTCAATGACGGTTAAAAAACAAGAAATGCCTGCTTATGATGGACGTGCCCTACAGGGGATGGGACTGGAATATGCTACTTCCAATCGTGGCGGCTGTCATGTGCGCGGTTATTTAACCTCTCCTGAGATTCTTGGTTTGCCTGTCAAAATGGATCCACTTGTCACTGAAGGAAAGCCTGCGATGCTTAAGACCTTCCAGGATCTTACGGCTGTTGTCGATTCGGTTGGAATGTGCCTGTTTGTCACATTTGCCATCGGGTTGCCAGAGATCTCCGAAATGCTTAGAACCTGTACGGGCATTGATTATAGTGATGAAGAGGTCCTTCAAGCAGGAGAAAGAATTTGGAATCTAGAAAAACTGATCAATATGGAGAACGGGTTCTCGAAAAAGGATGACACGCTGCCTCCAAGACTATTAAAAGAACCAATTACCAAGGGACCTGCTAAAGGGAAGGTAACTGAGCTGGATACGATGCTTCCTGAATACTATTCCTTAAGAGGATGGGATGAGGAAGGGGTACCGTCAGAAGATAAAAAAGAAGAGCTTTCGCTATCTTAA
- a CDS encoding proton-conducting transporter transmembrane domain-containing protein yields the protein MNTQLLFGAMILLLFEVMAVMKPRKITTLLVYSTIAELGYILLGFASGTFVGQTGGLLHLEYQLIMRGLVFLTVFVMIQQSKTSYIENLKGFGRTSPLISTMFAFGIFSVMGLSPFKGSISKFLIVYSCIEAGQMIYAAAAIVGSIIEAWYFIRILHHICFAEDEKTEQDYGKNGDSIVLNKMTTGAIMVLGGLTALSTLFPEPFIEFSERLVGSLFATAVNELPVIDSPWPVMVLVPYIGAFVVFIIGHYLPSLRGLLAMIIGVTTVGVVWMDGTVDSLSKLFALIISVMTLLAIIYSIGYFRGEKHNNRYFFFLLLTLGSLIGVATSTKLGNFYVFWELMTWASYLLIIHEPSQKTLKAGFLYFMMCTSGAYIMQFGILSLQNSIGTLDMAVVSQQLPMMAPGLLIAIIVMFVIGTAVKTGLVPVHSWLPEAHPQAPSPVSALLSGILTKIGIYGLLRVVFVVFGMGLLSQLGSVGNLPYTGLALTLLGIITALYGEIMALRQKDIKRLLAFSTMGQIGEIVTVLGLGTYLGMVAGLYHILNHAMMKGLLFLAAGLLVHKLKSRDLAALKGAGKVMPITAGCLAIGVLAIMGLPPFNGFISKFLMLYAAVDSGYWYIAALLLFGSILAAIYYIRLIKTIFFEKYEGPEITEGHWTMLLPIGVLAGFVIFNGFLPQYALKLVISAADTIAELGGLVITSIPQIQVSWPMVILIPMLGGLLAYFFGKGSAKTAGWISVFVMMTTLGTIVLSHGKYDVFSLSFALLIAFVGLLNMLYSLGYMGHGHAQNRYYLFFLMMIAGLIGVAVSSDFFSFFLYWEIMSSWTLYFSIIHEETREALKEGFKYFIFNYIGASFAFLGILLLTAKAGTFDMSLLANRLGEMELGVAGLGLTLITIGFLMKAAILSFRIDYQMHPATAPTPVSGYISSVLLKSAPYSLIKLFFIMRGAVIAGRMSMVLNSSILLYIVAWIAGLTIVGAGAMALVQRGIKRLLIYSTVSQIAYIILGLALGTTLGLTGALLHFVNHMFFKDLLFLAAGAIMVQAHCRNLDDVSGLGRKMPWTLGFFMVGALSLAGVPPFSGFTSKWIIYEAAMEQGEVLLAILSLAGSAMTMAYFVKFMHSAFFGVPTSQIEQVKEAPWTMLVPMGLLSVISVVFGIMPGLPLMVISKVLALAGFAQPSFTLFRVDTPIGTWQVGVITIAILLGLAVGLVLLLSGNKKVRYTDAYTCGVTDLDADSINPDAQNLYETPTKLVKKLHQGIVPVFGNGEEEEE from the coding sequence GTGAATACACAACTGCTTTTTGGTGCGATGATTCTCCTGCTATTTGAAGTTATGGCTGTCATGAAACCAAGAAAAATAACGACCTTACTCGTCTATTCGACGATTGCTGAGCTTGGCTATATCCTATTAGGCTTTGCTAGTGGTACCTTCGTAGGGCAGACAGGAGGATTACTCCATCTTGAATATCAGCTCATTATGCGGGGCTTAGTCTTTCTGACAGTATTTGTAATGATTCAACAGAGTAAGACGTCATACATAGAGAATTTAAAGGGATTTGGCAGAACTTCACCACTGATATCTACGATGTTTGCCTTTGGTATCTTTTCGGTCATGGGTCTTTCCCCTTTTAAAGGGTCCATTAGTAAATTTTTAATCGTCTATTCCTGCATCGAAGCGGGTCAAATGATTTATGCTGCAGCGGCAATAGTAGGTAGCATCATTGAAGCCTGGTATTTTATCAGAATCCTGCATCATATTTGTTTTGCTGAAGATGAGAAGACTGAACAGGACTACGGTAAAAATGGAGACTCCATAGTCCTCAATAAGATGACTACAGGAGCTATCATGGTTCTTGGAGGTCTGACAGCACTATCGACCCTTTTTCCGGAACCATTCATAGAATTTAGCGAGAGGTTGGTAGGCTCATTATTTGCAACGGCAGTTAATGAACTGCCAGTTATTGACTCTCCATGGCCGGTAATGGTCTTAGTACCATATATCGGCGCGTTTGTTGTATTTATCATTGGCCATTATTTGCCTAGCTTAAGAGGGTTACTCGCTATGATCATCGGCGTCACAACTGTCGGGGTCGTATGGATGGACGGAACAGTCGACAGCCTTTCCAAGCTGTTTGCCTTGATTATTTCTGTTATGACGCTGTTAGCCATCATCTATTCGATTGGTTATTTTAGGGGTGAAAAGCATAACAACCGTTACTTTTTCTTTTTACTGCTTACGTTAGGCAGTCTGATTGGTGTTGCTACGAGTACAAAATTGGGTAATTTCTATGTGTTCTGGGAACTGATGACTTGGGCATCGTATCTGCTTATCATTCATGAACCTTCACAGAAGACCTTAAAGGCTGGATTTTTGTATTTTATGATGTGTACAAGCGGAGCCTATATCATGCAGTTTGGGATTTTATCGCTGCAGAATAGTATTGGAACCCTTGATATGGCAGTAGTATCACAACAGTTGCCAATGATGGCACCGGGGCTATTAATAGCTATCATTGTAATGTTTGTGATTGGAACGGCTGTCAAAACAGGTCTTGTACCAGTTCACAGCTGGCTGCCTGAGGCTCATCCGCAAGCACCATCACCGGTATCAGCCTTGCTCTCCGGCATCCTGACGAAAATTGGGATATATGGTTTGTTAAGGGTTGTATTTGTCGTTTTTGGAATGGGTCTCCTATCGCAATTAGGCTCGGTCGGAAACCTACCCTATACCGGACTTGCCCTAACCCTTTTAGGAATCATCACGGCACTATATGGGGAAATCATGGCCCTGCGCCAAAAGGATATCAAACGGCTTTTAGCTTTTTCCACAATGGGACAGATTGGCGAAATTGTCACCGTCCTTGGTTTGGGAACCTACCTTGGCATGGTGGCTGGTCTTTATCACATTTTAAATCATGCCATGATGAAGGGGCTTCTATTCCTTGCGGCGGGTTTATTAGTGCATAAATTAAAGAGCCGAGATTTGGCCGCCTTGAAGGGTGCCGGTAAGGTAATGCCAATTACAGCAGGCTGTCTTGCCATCGGTGTCCTTGCCATCATGGGTTTACCGCCATTCAACGGCTTCATTAGTAAATTTCTCATGCTGTACGCCGCTGTTGACTCAGGCTATTGGTATATTGCCGCACTGCTTCTATTTGGAAGCATCCTTGCTGCCATCTATTACATCAGACTGATTAAAACGATCTTCTTTGAAAAATATGAAGGGCCAGAAATAACGGAAGGACATTGGACCATGTTGCTTCCAATTGGTGTCCTTGCAGGTTTCGTTATTTTTAACGGCTTTCTTCCTCAGTATGCCTTAAAGCTGGTTATTTCGGCCGCTGATACGATTGCCGAATTAGGAGGATTAGTAATTACTTCTATTCCTCAGATTCAGGTAAGCTGGCCTATGGTCATCCTGATTCCAATGCTTGGCGGACTCTTAGCCTACTTTTTCGGTAAAGGTTCAGCAAAAACAGCAGGCTGGATTTCCGTATTCGTGATGATGACAACGCTTGGTACGATTGTCCTATCACACGGAAAATACGATGTATTCTCATTAAGCTTTGCCTTGTTGATTGCATTCGTAGGACTATTAAATATGCTGTATTCGTTGGGTTATATGGGGCATGGACATGCTCAAAACCGCTATTACTTATTTTTCTTAATGATGATTGCCGGACTGATTGGTGTGGCAGTCAGCAGTGATTTCTTTTCTTTCTTTCTTTATTGGGAGATTATGAGCAGTTGGACATTGTATTTCTCGATTATCCATGAGGAAACGAGAGAAGCGTTAAAAGAGGGCTTCAAATATTTCATTTTTAACTATATTGGCGCAAGCTTTGCCTTTTTAGGCATTCTTTTATTAACAGCAAAAGCTGGAACCTTTGACATGTCTTTACTGGCAAATCGTTTAGGAGAAATGGAGCTAGGTGTGGCTGGATTAGGTCTGACTCTTATCACAATTGGCTTCCTTATGAAAGCAGCAATCCTATCGTTCCGCATTGATTATCAGATGCATCCTGCCACAGCACCAACACCTGTGAGCGGCTATATCTCATCCGTACTATTAAAAAGTGCTCCATATAGCCTTATTAAGCTTTTCTTTATCATGAGAGGAGCAGTAATTGCTGGTCGTATGAGTATGGTATTGAACAGTTCGATTCTCCTTTACATTGTGGCATGGATTGCCGGGCTAACCATTGTGGGTGCAGGCGCTATGGCACTCGTACAAAGAGGCATCAAACGGCTTTTAATCTATAGTACGGTCAGCCAAATTGCTTATATCATCCTGGGCTTGGCCTTAGGAACAACACTTGGATTAACAGGTGCGCTATTACATTTTGTTAATCATATGTTCTTTAAGGATCTGCTCTTCCTTGCTGCAGGAGCGATTATGGTCCAAGCACACTGCAGAAATCTTGATGATGTTAGCGGACTTGGCAGAAAAATGCCGTGGACGTTAGGCTTTTTCATGGTAGGCGCTCTGTCACTTGCCGGCGTACCTCCTTTTAGCGGTTTCACGTCTAAATGGATCATTTATGAAGCGGCAATGGAGCAGGGAGAGGTCCTGCTTGCCATCCTTTCATTAGCAGGAAGCGCTATGACGATGGCTTATTTTGTAAAATTCATGCATTCAGCATTCTTTGGTGTCCCAACCTCACAAATAGAGCAGGTTAAAGAAGCACCATGGACGATGCTCGTACCGATGGGACTATTGTCTGTCATCAGTGTCGTTTTCGGTATCATGCCAGGCTTACCACTTATGGTCATTTCTAAGGTTTTAGCACTGGCAGGTTTTGCCCAGCCTTCCTTTACCTTATTCAGGGTGGATACGCCAATTGGAACCTGGCAGGTTGGTGTCATCACCATTGCAATTCTGCTAGGGCTTGCAGTCGGCTTAGTTCTGCTGTTATCGGGAAATAAAAAGGTCAGGTATACCGATGCCTATACATGTGGAGTCACAGACCTTGACGCAGACAGTATCAATCCAGATGCACAAAATCTGTATGAAACTCCCACAAAACTAGTGAAGAAGCTGCACCAAGGGATTGTACCTGTATTTGGTAATGGTGAGGAGGAAGAGGAGTAA
- a CDS encoding DUF1292 domain-containing protein produces the protein MEKIEVGEVFTITDENDEELEVEVLASMNIEGTDYVAVAFAEDVREESDEDIDIFFMKVDQDGDFSAIDSENEFDKVSAAFDEIMEDDDEE, from the coding sequence ATGGAAAAGATTGAAGTGGGAGAGGTTTTTACGATTACGGATGAAAATGATGAAGAGCTGGAAGTCGAAGTGCTAGCTTCCATGAATATTGAAGGGACCGACTATGTGGCCGTTGCTTTTGCGGAGGATGTCCGTGAAGAAAGTGATGAGGATATTGATATTTTCTTCATGAAAGTCGACCAGGATGGTGATTTTTCAGCAATTGATAGTGAAAACGAATTTGACAAGGTTTCGGCAGCCTTTGATGAAATCATGGAGGATGACGACGAGGAATAA
- a CDS encoding GNAT family N-acetyltransferase: MKIHFKKCTLKDLNTLQTISYETFNETFKDQNSPENMNAYLEKAFNLKQIEKELTNLSSEFYFVFAGDEVAGYLKLNCHDAQSEEMGDDALEIERIYIKRKFQKLGLGKYLLDQAINIALERQMKKIWLGVWDQNDNAIAFYEKMGFVQTGAHAFYMGDEEQVDYIMTKTL, from the coding sequence ATGAAGATCCATTTTAAAAAATGTACTCTTAAGGATTTAAACACACTTCAAACCATTAGCTATGAAACCTTTAATGAAACCTTTAAGGATCAGAATTCACCGGAGAATATGAATGCCTATTTGGAAAAGGCATTCAACTTAAAGCAAATAGAAAAAGAACTGACCAATCTTTCTTCTGAATTCTATTTTGTTTTTGCTGGGGATGAAGTTGCTGGATATTTAAAGCTTAATTGCCATGACGCTCAGTCGGAAGAAATGGGTGACGACGCACTTGAAATTGAGAGAATTTATATAAAACGAAAGTTTCAAAAGCTTGGGCTTGGTAAGTATCTTCTAGATCAAGCGATTAATATCGCATTGGAACGTCAGATGAAGAAAATTTGGCTAGGTGTATGGGATCAAAACGATAATGCCATCGCTTTTTATGAGAAAATGGGGTTTGTTCAAACCGGAGCACACGCTTTTTATATGGGCGATGAAGAGCAGGTAGATTACATCATGACTAAGACACTATAA
- a CDS encoding MoaD family protein, with protein MMIKFFAYVRDYTHKKVIEMEPCETVEELLKVLSSRYGKPFKTNVFPDNKLSDEMIILVNGRHIDHCDGVHTKLMDEDVICIIPVVAGG; from the coding sequence ATGATGATTAAGTTTTTTGCTTATGTGCGTGATTACACTCACAAGAAAGTAATAGAAATGGAGCCGTGTGAAACGGTTGAAGAGCTTTTGAAGGTTCTTTCCAGCCGATACGGGAAGCCATTTAAGACAAACGTCTTTCCGGATAATAAACTTAGTGATGAAATGATCATTCTAGTAAATGGACGGCATATCGATCATTGTGACGGGGTTCATACAAAATTAATGGATGAGGATGTTATTTGTATAATTCCAGTTGTTGCAGGAGGTTGA
- a CDS encoding AraC family transcriptional regulator yields MLTNFKRDVELADGLETDYMKILFYDLSPMDCDYKTYEYTRLCTILDGRKHVSVNEDIQFTYQPGQFILLPPHSNVHMNIDTSTKALVFELNDTLLKGVTEKISLDFEADYDALLEDRFFLGTITHLLGKSLDKLMDISTKAEKNKEFLIDLYAQELVYHLVQIKGVHQIINIEQDHPIFQTIKYIKENIKQPISIKQLASDIYMSETNFCNSFKKVVGLTPKEYITNLKMLQAKELLKLHNVTEVAYELGYENISHFIALFKNKYGMTPKHYKSIGNAPVIYKY; encoded by the coding sequence ATGCTGACTAATTTTAAACGAGATGTAGAATTAGCAGATGGCTTAGAAACAGATTATATGAAAATATTATTTTATGACCTTTCTCCTATGGACTGCGATTACAAAACCTACGAATACACAAGACTTTGTACCATTCTTGATGGCCGGAAGCATGTATCCGTTAATGAAGACATTCAGTTTACCTATCAGCCTGGACAATTTATCCTCCTTCCACCCCATTCAAATGTCCATATGAATATTGATACCTCGACAAAGGCGCTTGTCTTCGAGCTCAACGATACCCTTTTAAAAGGAGTAACGGAAAAGATTAGCTTAGATTTTGAAGCGGATTATGATGCTCTATTGGAGGACAGATTTTTCCTGGGAACCATCACTCATCTGCTCGGGAAAAGCTTGGATAAACTGATGGATATTTCAACTAAGGCAGAAAAAAATAAGGAGTTTCTCATTGACCTTTACGCACAGGAGCTTGTCTATCATTTAGTTCAGATCAAAGGTGTTCATCAAATTATTAATATAGAGCAGGATCATCCCATCTTTCAAACAATCAAATACATAAAAGAAAATATTAAACAGCCCATCAGTATTAAACAGCTTGCCTCAGACATCTACATGTCCGAGACCAATTTCTGTAATTCTTTTAAAAAGGTGGTCGGTCTAACCCCAAAGGAATACATAACAAACCTTAAAATGCTGCAAGCAAAGGAGTTGCTAAAGCTCCATAATGTAACGGAAGTAGCATACGAGCTGGGATACGAAAATATATCACATTTTATCGCTCTGTTTAAAAATAAATACGGCATGACACCGAAGCATTATAAAAGCATTGGAAACGCTCCGGTTATCTATAAATATTAG
- a CDS encoding M14 family zinc carboxypeptidase produces MRKLTYLLIPLWLTFFPTIGKAEIVEAEKIYTYEALSQDMVELATKHPDLITYKSLTTTSFGREVWGIKLGQGETTILMNGAHHAREWLTSTLLMKMIETYAAAYDNQQTVEGFHSKVLDKVSIWFVPMVNPDGVSLQQWGLQATPDILHPFLIEMNQGSLNFNRWKANLSGIDLNRQYPANWSYLKGVHSKPSYQFYKGTRPLEADEVRALVDFTYEVMPEIAVSYHSSGNMIFWGYHQWGITHTTEFMKDYYSIAEKVSELTRYPIEEPKSHQQGGGYTDWFIEEFAKPAFTVEIGQLIEDSSLPIDEFPDIWERNKMVGLFLAAKALERQMNP; encoded by the coding sequence ATGCGGAAGCTTACCTACTTACTTATTCCTTTATGGCTCACCTTCTTTCCGACAATAGGAAAGGCCGAGATTGTGGAGGCTGAGAAAATCTATACATATGAAGCTTTATCACAGGATATGGTAGAGCTTGCTACAAAACATCCTGACCTAATCACATACAAGTCCTTAACTACGACCTCCTTTGGAAGAGAAGTATGGGGAATTAAACTTGGTCAAGGTGAAACAACGATTCTAATGAATGGTGCACACCATGCCCGTGAATGGTTAACGAGTACTCTATTAATGAAGATGATTGAAACCTATGCAGCTGCCTATGACAACCAGCAAACTGTAGAAGGTTTTCATTCTAAAGTATTAGATAAGGTTTCGATTTGGTTTGTTCCGATGGTCAATCCAGATGGAGTGTCACTCCAGCAATGGGGTCTCCAAGCTACACCTGACATCCTTCATCCTTTTCTCATTGAAATGAACCAGGGCTCTTTGAATTTTAACAGATGGAAAGCCAATTTATCAGGGATTGATTTAAATCGGCAGTATCCTGCAAATTGGTCTTATTTAAAAGGAGTTCACTCAAAGCCAAGCTACCAATTTTACAAAGGTACCCGACCGCTCGAAGCTGACGAGGTTAGAGCTCTTGTCGATTTCACGTACGAGGTAATGCCAGAAATCGCCGTTTCGTACCATTCCTCTGGAAATATGATTTTTTGGGGCTATCACCAATGGGGAATCACTCATACAACAGAGTTTATGAAGGATTATTATTCAATCGCTGAAAAAGTCTCTGAACTAACTAGATATCCCATTGAAGAGCCCAAATCCCATCAACAGGGCGGAGGATATACAGATTGGTTCATCGAGGAGTTTGCTAAACCCGCTTTTACGGTTGAAATTGGTCAATTGATCGAAGACAGCAGCCTTCCGATTGACGAGTTTCCCGACATTTGGGAAAGAAATAAAATGGTTGGCTTATTCTTAGCTGCCAAAGCTCTTGAGAGGCAAATGAATCCATAA
- a CDS encoding DUF72 domain-containing protein, whose amino-acid sequence MIYIGLAGWGDHDSLYRDGIRQRDKLAQYSSHFPIVEVDSSFYAISPLRNVEKWVSETPENFRFVVKAYQGMTKHRRGKDIPFTSVTEMFDAFKASLKPYQETNKLAMVLFQFPPWFHCRKENVAYIRSCRKMMEDIPVALEFRHQSWYSDAYREGTLRFMKEEGWIHSIADEPQSGEGSVPLVPTATDSNLTLVRMHGRNTQGWNKQEGVDWREVRFLYKYNESELLEMQQVLQQLSQQTKDIYVIFNNNSGGDAASNAKEFQQLLGIEYEGLAPKQLGLF is encoded by the coding sequence TTGATATACATAGGCCTTGCAGGCTGGGGCGATCATGATTCCCTTTACCGTGACGGCATTAGACAGCGGGATAAATTAGCGCAGTACAGTAGCCATTTTCCAATAGTTGAAGTGGATTCTTCTTTTTACGCGATTTCACCGCTTCGAAATGTGGAAAAATGGGTCAGTGAGACACCGGAAAATTTCCGCTTTGTGGTGAAAGCCTATCAGGGGATGACGAAGCATCGGCGGGGAAAGGATATTCCTTTTACCAGCGTCACAGAGATGTTTGATGCCTTTAAAGCTTCCTTGAAGCCCTATCAGGAAACAAATAAATTAGCGATGGTCCTGTTTCAATTTCCGCCCTGGTTTCATTGCCGGAAGGAGAATGTGGCCTATATCAGATCCTGCAGGAAAATGATGGAGGATATTCCCGTAGCTCTTGAGTTTCGCCATCAATCCTGGTATAGCGATGCTTATCGGGAGGGTACGTTACGCTTTATGAAGGAGGAGGGCTGGATTCATTCAATTGCAGATGAACCGCAATCAGGAGAAGGCTCCGTTCCACTCGTACCTACTGCAACAGATTCCAATTTGACTTTAGTACGTATGCATGGCAGAAACACACAGGGCTGGAACAAGCAGGAGGGGGTCGACTGGCGTGAGGTTCGCTTTTTGTATAAGTATAACGAGTCAGAGCTACTGGAGATGCAGCAGGTTCTACAGCAATTGTCCCAGCAAACAAAGGATATCTACGTCATTTTTAACAACAACTCCGGTGGAGACGCAGCCTCTAACGCCAAAGAATTCCAGCAGCTTTTAGGTATCGAATATGAAGGACTAGCTCCAAAACAGCTTGGGTTATTTTAG